A section of the Candidatus Hydrogenedentota bacterium genome encodes:
- a CDS encoding PBP1A family penicillin-binding protein, translated as MSEESRESKPRRRIRPGCGLIFFCIMMVVAALWGACLGAFVLMLEDAETRITALDRYRPNVGSRIYSSDDEMLGEYNIEFRQLVNLNEIPLHLQKAIIATEDDIFYEHKGVRPDAIANAFLFILRTGKIRGGSTITQQIVRNVEEYTSVGMERTMTRKLREAVVALQVEREFTKDEILELYLNQLFLGASVYGVEAAAQFYFGKSCRDLNIAESATLAGIVLTPNNNRPDRYPDRATDRRNVVLGQMLENKFISQAEYDEAIATKVTDYTISEEKRNAAASGDTSTEIWRPNQFKAAYFVEEARQRAYNEGRVVKKDLLEQGLEIITTLDMNLQRAAEEALFKGLDEFDAHRLASLKKQGRESEFVPVSGALVCLDNRPQYSGYVRALVGGRDFNKEKFNTATQAQRQPGSSVKPFVWLAAIDAGRQDNITPATIRMDSPFERFDGAGNKWNPKNFSGDYAGPVTLRYALEKSINIVSIRLVEETEMPTVRTYIERAGFTIPIDDAVGLTLGLGTHMVTVLDQATAYSTIAKGGVWSPPLFISEIRDRDGLTLWKPSIKREERFRPDVAYVITSMLQSVCEAPWGTGARSSALKRPHAGKTGTTNESRDVWFCGFTPQLTCVVWVGYRDNLSLGKGADFTGGRLACPIWTEFMIKAHEDIPIEKFPVPEDQGLKFIEVDRMTQRNGVPGFYGDKFNEVFLDGTYPPENPIQDQERQVMEEQLERRAIEEQLQGGLPPVTTPVPSPDTPPPLVPSDL; from the coding sequence ATGAGTGAAGAATCACGCGAATCGAAGCCGCGCCGGCGGATACGTCCAGGCTGCGGCCTGATATTTTTCTGCATCATGATGGTGGTTGCCGCCTTGTGGGGGGCATGCCTGGGCGCATTTGTGCTCATGCTGGAAGATGCGGAAACGAGGATTACCGCCCTCGACCGCTACCGGCCCAACGTGGGCAGCCGCATCTACTCTTCTGACGACGAGATGCTGGGCGAATACAACATCGAGTTCCGGCAGCTGGTCAACCTGAATGAGATTCCGCTTCATCTGCAGAAAGCCATCATCGCGACCGAGGACGACATTTTCTACGAGCACAAAGGCGTGCGGCCCGACGCAATCGCCAATGCATTTCTGTTCATCTTGAGGACGGGCAAGATTCGCGGGGGCAGTACGATAACGCAGCAGATCGTACGCAATGTTGAGGAATACACCTCCGTGGGTATGGAGCGCACCATGACCCGAAAGCTGCGCGAAGCGGTCGTCGCGTTGCAGGTGGAGCGCGAATTCACGAAGGACGAAATCCTCGAGCTGTACTTGAATCAGTTGTTCCTGGGCGCGAGCGTGTACGGCGTGGAGGCGGCCGCACAGTTCTACTTTGGAAAGAGTTGTCGCGATCTGAATATCGCCGAGAGTGCGACGTTGGCGGGAATCGTATTGACCCCGAACAACAACCGGCCGGACCGGTACCCCGACCGAGCCACGGATCGGCGCAACGTTGTTCTGGGGCAGATGTTGGAGAACAAGTTCATTTCGCAGGCCGAGTATGACGAGGCCATTGCCACCAAGGTCACGGACTATACCATCTCTGAGGAAAAGCGGAACGCTGCCGCGTCAGGTGACACATCCACCGAGATCTGGCGTCCCAATCAGTTCAAGGCCGCGTACTTTGTCGAAGAAGCGCGTCAACGGGCCTACAACGAAGGGCGGGTCGTCAAGAAGGATCTGCTTGAGCAAGGGCTCGAGATCATTACGACATTGGACATGAACCTGCAACGCGCCGCCGAAGAGGCGTTGTTCAAGGGCCTCGACGAATTCGACGCGCATCGCCTTGCGTCTTTGAAGAAGCAGGGGCGCGAATCCGAATTTGTGCCCGTATCCGGCGCACTCGTCTGCCTGGACAACCGGCCTCAGTATTCCGGTTATGTGCGCGCGCTGGTGGGTGGGCGCGACTTCAACAAAGAGAAGTTCAACACGGCCACGCAAGCGCAACGTCAGCCTGGGTCCAGTGTGAAGCCGTTCGTGTGGCTGGCCGCAATCGACGCAGGACGTCAAGACAACATCACTCCGGCGACTATCCGCATGGACAGCCCGTTCGAGCGGTTTGACGGCGCGGGAAACAAGTGGAATCCGAAGAACTTTTCGGGTGATTACGCGGGGCCCGTGACACTGCGGTACGCGCTTGAGAAATCGATCAATATCGTGTCCATTCGCCTTGTCGAAGAAACGGAGATGCCGACGGTCCGCACGTATATCGAGCGCGCAGGCTTTACCATTCCGATCGATGACGCGGTTGGGCTCACGCTTGGTCTCGGCACGCACATGGTGACGGTGCTCGATCAGGCGACCGCGTATTCGACTATTGCCAAAGGCGGCGTGTGGTCTCCGCCGCTGTTCATCAGTGAGATTCGCGATCGCGACGGACTGACGCTGTGGAAACCGTCCATCAAGCGCGAAGAGCGTTTCCGGCCCGATGTCGCGTATGTGATCACGTCGATGCTTCAATCTGTCTGCGAGGCGCCATGGGGCACCGGTGCACGGTCCAGCGCGCTCAAGCGGCCCCACGCAGGCAAGACCGGCACCACCAACGAAAGCCGCGACGTCTGGTTCTGCGGATTCACGCCGCAACTGACCTGCGTAGTGTGGGTCGGGTATCGGGACAATCTCTCGCTTGGCAAAGGCGCCGATTTCACGGGCGGGCGTCTTGCGTGCCCGATTTGGACGGAATTCATGATTAAGGCGCACGAGGACATTCCGATCGAGAAATTCCCAGTACCCGAAGATCAGGGGCTCAAGTTTATCGAAGTGGATCGAATGACGCAGCGGAACGGCGTGCCGGGTTTCTACGGCGACAAGTTCAATGAAGTGTTTCTCGATGGTACCTACCCGCCTGAGAATCCGATCCAGGACCAGGAGCGGCAGGTGATGGAAGAACAACTGGAGCGGCGCGCGATTGAAGAACAGTTGCAGGGAGGCCTGCCGCCGGTGACCACGCCCGTCCCGTCTCCGGATACGCCACCGCCACTTGTTCCCTCGGATCTCTAG
- a CDS encoding VanZ family protein, whose amino-acid sequence MPLLYYILTASYCTMIFALSSSPDLGTVELPFNGADKLIHMTLYGGLAAIVSVGIRRSRKPATPWTQVFAPILFAFFYGFTDEIHQLYVPDRSFDFADMVADMAGATTIQAILCWFWLRYPRAQNETRQRELK is encoded by the coding sequence ATGCCTCTGCTTTATTACATACTGACTGCCTCGTACTGCACGATGATATTCGCACTCTCGTCAAGCCCGGATCTGGGGACGGTGGAGCTTCCGTTCAATGGAGCCGACAAGCTGATTCATATGACGCTTTACGGCGGTTTGGCGGCAATCGTCTCCGTGGGTATCCGGCGTTCGCGTAAACCGGCAACGCCGTGGACACAGGTCTTTGCGCCGATTTTGTTCGCGTTCTTCTATGGTTTCACGGACGAGATTCACCAACTCTATGTCCCCGATCGTTCATTCGATTTTGCGGACATGGTCGCTGATATGGCGGGAGCAACGACGATTCAGGCCATCCTCTGCTGGTTCTGGCTGAGGTACCCGCGCGCCCAAAACGAGACCAGGCAAAGGGAACTCAAATGA
- a CDS encoding undecaprenyl-diphosphate phosphatase codes for MVYLNAVLLGIVEGLTEFLPISSTGHLILVERYLRLCDDPASHFPFSFMVIIQLPAVLAVVLYFWSTLWPFRGDSSHRDRTVLLWIKIAFSVLPAVVLGVLFNDIIEKYLSWEVPVALALVAGGVALLVIEGKSLSVRIPDIEAISFRSGFLVGCFQCLAMFPGVSRSAATIIGAMLLGASRPVAAEFSFFLAIPTMMGATTLTVLKRGLSFTPQEWVLLGIGCVASFITAYGAVAFLMNYIRRHDFRVFGYYRIVLGGIVLAAYFLRSLA; via the coding sequence GTGGTTTATCTGAATGCTGTCTTGCTCGGGATTGTCGAAGGTTTGACGGAATTCTTGCCCATCAGCAGTACGGGGCATCTTATCCTGGTGGAGCGTTACCTGCGGCTGTGCGACGATCCGGCATCGCATTTTCCGTTTTCATTCATGGTGATAATCCAGTTGCCGGCGGTGCTGGCGGTGGTCCTGTATTTTTGGAGTACGTTGTGGCCGTTTCGAGGAGACTCAAGCCATCGGGACCGGACGGTACTGCTCTGGATCAAGATTGCATTTTCCGTTTTGCCGGCGGTGGTGCTGGGCGTTCTGTTTAACGACATCATTGAAAAGTACCTTTCGTGGGAGGTGCCGGTGGCATTGGCGTTGGTTGCCGGCGGTGTGGCACTCCTTGTGATTGAAGGCAAATCGCTGTCCGTCAGAATCCCTGACATCGAGGCCATCAGCTTCCGGAGCGGTTTTCTGGTGGGGTGTTTCCAATGCCTGGCCATGTTTCCCGGCGTCTCGCGGTCCGCGGCAACGATCATCGGCGCGATGTTGCTCGGAGCCAGCCGCCCGGTGGCAGCGGAGTTTTCGTTCTTCCTGGCGATACCGACCATGATGGGAGCCACTACACTGACAGTGCTCAAGCGCGGTTTGTCCTTCACGCCTCAGGAGTGGGTGCTACTCGGAATAGGATGCGTCGCGTCGTTTATCACGGCATACGGCGCGGTCGCTTTTCTGATGAACTATATACGCCGCCACGATTTTCGGGTCTTCGGCTACTACCGGATTGTGTTGGGAGGTATCGTGTTGGCCGCGTATTTCCTTAGGTCCCTTGCATAG
- a CDS encoding MGMT family protein: MRPKDTSIGFYEAVYRLVRDIPKGRVMTYGQIATILGVPRAARAVGYAMRASGEKDVPWQRVINHQGGISARGDVERPLLQRRLLEDEGVVFNEDDCCDLKKYRWEPKDLEAYVYEGNPELPFF, translated from the coding sequence ATGAGGCCGAAGGATACATCGATAGGGTTCTACGAAGCGGTGTACCGGCTTGTGCGCGATATCCCGAAAGGGCGCGTGATGACCTATGGGCAGATTGCGACAATTCTCGGCGTTCCTCGGGCTGCCCGGGCCGTCGGATACGCAATGCGCGCGAGCGGCGAGAAGGATGTGCCCTGGCAGCGCGTCATTAATCATCAGGGAGGCATCAGCGCGCGGGGCGATGTCGAACGGCCGCTACTGCAGCGGCGGCTGCTCGAAGACGAGGGGGTCGTCTTTAATGAGGACGATTGTTGCGATCTGAAGAAGTACCGGTGGGAGCCGAAGGATCTGGAAGCGTATGTGTATGAGGGCAATCCTGAATTGCCTTTCTTTTGA
- a CDS encoding extracellular solute-binding protein, with protein sequence MRPQRTRFWGGHALVGHVVRLACVVNMLAGCLLSAAAEEPVELHVWGLSMGETRAGWYALVEAFEKEYPNIKVVFGPADRGEDLQKLLCGVVGSVPPDVFRREANLFGDIAARGILMPLDKFIEQDKSLPDGLHEENYPTGLWQACKWNGRVYAIAEGSGLLCLSYNKAVFREAGLDPEKPPRTWDEWRDMTEKLTVRDARGRVTRLGNMMTRTLYSVDDLSFYVRQLGGDVLSKDGRESLLDSPEALRAIKFVASMYEAAGGRRAFDDFSQTNEATGIFPQGDGRIAMSVEDDSIIYRAMLRKPDMELGIAPVPTPDGRPPISLSDRHALYLIPHNARHPKEAWQFIRFALSPKGQIPYFDACAEQTRARGNTLVYPGFRADRKVREAVIGKYPLTNPVFAAAYANCEKLVPYLVPPTANPVNAILRDEMIRAVDRVLYGEMTAEQALHDADRRVQGQLDIYNKRDSYPLLNWAWVWVGAAALIVGTVSWLAWSTRNYRARSSMQKHDNRMGIVFIGPWALGFIVFTAGPMIFSLAMSFCSYDVIHPARFVGLDNYSFLLANDPLFWKSLWNTVFMVVALPLGMSVSLILAMLLNTKVKGMAFYRTIFYLPAITPAVATAVLWYALLNPEGLINLGLRELGLHPPSWLGDKSWSKPAIVFMGLWGAGGGMIMWLAGLQGIPAHLYEAASIDGAGRIRQFFSVTLPMLTPYIFFSFVTGIIGVFQIFAQALILTRGGPADSTLFYVYYLFNNAFRYFKMGYASAQAWVLFLLVLLLTLVQWRMSKRWVHYE encoded by the coding sequence GTGAGACCGCAGCGTACCAGGTTTTGGGGGGGACACGCCCTGGTGGGTCACGTCGTTCGTCTCGCCTGCGTGGTGAACATGCTCGCCGGATGTCTCCTCTCCGCTGCCGCCGAAGAACCCGTCGAACTTCACGTCTGGGGCCTGAGCATGGGGGAAACCCGTGCAGGTTGGTACGCCCTCGTGGAGGCTTTTGAAAAAGAGTATCCAAACATCAAGGTCGTCTTCGGTCCCGCCGACCGAGGGGAGGATCTCCAAAAACTCCTTTGCGGTGTGGTAGGCAGTGTACCGCCCGATGTGTTTCGCCGCGAAGCAAATCTCTTCGGCGATATCGCGGCACGCGGCATCCTTATGCCATTGGACAAGTTCATCGAGCAGGACAAGTCCCTTCCAGATGGCCTGCACGAGGAAAACTACCCGACGGGACTGTGGCAGGCCTGCAAATGGAACGGGCGAGTTTATGCCATTGCGGAAGGGTCTGGACTCCTATGCCTTTCCTACAATAAGGCGGTGTTTCGGGAGGCAGGACTCGACCCCGAGAAACCGCCCCGGACGTGGGATGAATGGCGCGACATGACCGAGAAGTTGACCGTGCGGGATGCGCGCGGGCGAGTCACACGTCTCGGTAATATGATGACACGCACCCTGTATAGCGTGGACGACCTCTCGTTCTATGTCCGACAGCTTGGTGGCGATGTCTTGTCCAAAGATGGCCGCGAATCGCTGTTGGACAGCCCGGAGGCGTTACGTGCGATCAAGTTTGTCGCAAGTATGTACGAGGCCGCGGGAGGCCGCCGCGCGTTCGACGATTTTTCACAGACGAATGAGGCCACGGGCATCTTTCCGCAAGGAGACGGCAGAATTGCGATGTCCGTGGAAGATGACTCCATCATATATCGCGCCATGCTGAGAAAACCGGATATGGAATTGGGGATTGCGCCGGTTCCCACTCCGGACGGACGCCCTCCAATTTCATTGTCGGACCGGCACGCCCTCTATCTCATCCCCCATAACGCACGCCATCCCAAAGAGGCTTGGCAGTTCATCCGGTTTGCCTTATCTCCGAAGGGCCAGATTCCATACTTCGATGCGTGCGCGGAACAAACGCGTGCGCGCGGCAACACGCTGGTTTATCCGGGATTCAGGGCCGACCGCAAAGTGCGCGAGGCAGTCATTGGCAAGTACCCGCTCACAAATCCCGTATTCGCCGCGGCATACGCCAATTGCGAGAAACTCGTTCCGTACCTTGTGCCCCCCACGGCAAACCCGGTGAATGCTATTCTGCGCGATGAGATGATCCGCGCCGTTGACCGCGTCCTATACGGTGAGATGACGGCCGAGCAGGCGCTGCATGATGCCGACCGCCGTGTGCAGGGCCAGTTGGACATCTATAACAAGCGCGACAGCTACCCCCTCCTGAATTGGGCATGGGTATGGGTGGGCGCCGCCGCCCTCATCGTGGGCACAGTCTCTTGGCTGGCATGGAGTACACGCAACTACCGGGCCCGAAGCTCCATGCAAAAGCACGACAATCGAATGGGCATCGTGTTTATCGGTCCGTGGGCGCTTGGGTTTATCGTCTTCACCGCAGGCCCCATGATCTTCTCCTTGGCCATGAGCTTCTGCTCCTACGACGTTATTCATCCGGCTCGCTTTGTTGGATTGGACAACTATTCGTTTCTGCTGGCCAACGATCCGCTGTTCTGGAAATCGCTCTGGAATACCGTGTTCATGGTGGTGGCGCTTCCCCTTGGCATGTCGGTGTCCCTCATTCTGGCGATGCTGCTCAACACCAAGGTCAAAGGAATGGCCTTCTACCGCACCATTTTCTACCTGCCCGCCATCACACCCGCCGTGGCGACCGCTGTACTCTGGTACGCTCTGCTGAATCCAGAGGGTTTGATCAACCTCGGGTTGCGCGAGTTGGGACTACATCCGCCTTCTTGGCTCGGCGACAAGTCATGGTCGAAACCGGCCATCGTCTTCATGGGCCTGTGGGGCGCGGGCGGCGGCATGATCATGTGGCTGGCGGGCCTCCAGGGCATCCCCGCGCATTTGTATGAAGCGGCTTCGATCGACGGTGCGGGCCGGATACGCCAGTTCTTCTCCGTGACATTACCCATGCTGACCCCGTACATCTTCTTCTCGTTTGTCACCGGGATCATCGGCGTGTTCCAGATCTTTGCGCAGGCATTGATTTTGACGCGCGGCGGTCCCGCCGATTCAACCTTGTTCTATGTCTATTATCTGTTCAACAACGCGTTCCGGTACTTCAAGATGGGGTACGCCTCCGCGCAGGCGTGGGTCTTGTTCCTGCTTGTGCTGCTGCTGACGCTTGTTCAATGGCGCATGTCGAAGAGGTGGGTGCACTATGAATAG